A genomic window from Lotus japonicus ecotype B-129 chromosome 1, LjGifu_v1.2 includes:
- the LOC130713890 gene encoding F-box/LRR-repeat protein At3g48880-like, translated as MAGLWTIGEIRKPEVMKNSGSSSRYSNDHLNYDILVRIFMALNTAELLVASTVCKSWMQASRNHLLWNKLDLTALNSSIFNVQKIRNTWNDIFSQRKLNLLLKLGVRLGNGNIRCLIFNYYTYFSDFQLITAAERTPNLQRLVFPDSGHLSKDGIYNAMRSWRGLVSITITSIVNRPHMFSAIGKYCKNLSELKLTFDFEQHHADALVEHIPNLMVLSIRYVSVDMKALCHVLKSMERLVLVNICHSTIYDLSDYSIELYDIKSLRKHLSISCLEKLISCQVNECCRCQRHNYDPRRHLEDIWHNDEVRCFAID; from the exons ATGGCTGGTTTGTGGACAATAGGTGAGATCAG GAAACCAGAAGTAATGAAGAATTCCGGCTCATCCTCTAGGTATTCAAATGATCATTTGAACTATGACATTCTGGTGAGAATTTTTATGGCCCTCAATACTGCAGAGCTACTTGTTGCCTCCACAGTTTGCAAATCTTGGATGCAAGCTAGTCGTAATCATTTACTTTGGAATAAGCTTGATCTTACTGCACTCAACTCTAGCATTTTCAACGTACAAAAGATACGAAATACTTGGAATGACATATTTTCACAAAGAAAATTGAATTTACTCTTGAAGTTGGGTGTAAGGCTAGGCAATGGAAACATAAGATGCTTAATATTCAATTATTATACTTACTTCAGTGACTTCCAGTTAATCACTGCAGCTGAAAG GACTCCAAATCTCCAACGACTAGTCTTTCCAGATTCAGGCCACCTATCAAAAGATGGAATCTACAATGCAATGAGATCATGGAGAGGTCTTGTGTCAATAACTATTACCTCCATTGTCAACCGTCCTCACATGTTTTCAGCAATTGGCAAATATTGCAAGAATCTCTCTGAATTGAAATTGACTTTCGACTTTGAACAACATCATGCTGATGCCTTGGTTGAGCACATCCCAAATTTGATGGTCTTGAGTATCCGGTACGTATCAGTGGATATGAAAGCTTTGTGCCATGTACTCAAAAGTATGGAACGTTTGGTGTTGGTAAATATATGTCACAGTACCATTTACGATCTATCAGATTACTCCATTGAGCTTTATGATATTAAAAGTTTGAGGAAGCATTTGAGCATCTCCTGTCTAGAAAAGCTTATCTCTTGTCAAGTAAACGAGTGTTGCAGATGTCAGAGGCATAACTATGATCCAAGAAGGCATCTTGAGGATATTTGGCATAATGATGAAGTAAGGTGTTTTGCAATTGATTAG
- the LOC130713898 gene encoding LOW QUALITY PROTEIN: uncharacterized protein LOC130713898 (The sequence of the model RefSeq protein was modified relative to this genomic sequence to represent the inferred CDS: deleted 2 bases in 2 codons) → MRTDPNFRSNGRRQHPSISLLIRNSESDSGSSDLASKRVLPALLSIVQSPNHHHLLSLCFKLLRNLCAGETANQNSFLEHGGVVVVSSILKSQAASSCPDHGLVRWGVQVLANVSLAGREHQRAVWEEFYPVGFFSLARLGMKEIYTCCDENLQWFGSLISSDDGLSVIAQIVRTASFASFDEDWIMLLLSRICLEESQWPVLFSKLRFVDLPKGEDTESKYDEFSSEQAFLLQILAEILYVRNRDVALPEDVALFVFEIFKKSTRVLEHAMRGKSGLLSGSTDVDVLCYTLTILRDICAQDSVRCNKEDANDVVDVLLSYGLIDMLLSWLGDLEPPAIIRKGIKQFESQEGPSCSSKPCPYKGFRRDIVTLIGNCVYRRNKHAQDEIRHRNGILLLLQQCVIDEDNPFLREWGIWSVRNMLEGNEENQMVVSEYEPGKSNCVLLMKIILS, encoded by the exons ATGCGCACAG ATCCAAATTTTCGAAGCAATGGCAGACGACAACACCCTTCAATATCTCTTCTCATTCGCAATTCCGAATCCGATTCTGGGAGTTCAGACCTTGCTTCCAAAAGGGTTCTCCCTGCATTGCTCAGTATAGTTCAATCACccaatcatcatcatcttctctctttaTGCTTCAAGCTTCTCAGAAACCTCTGCGCCGGTGAAACTGCGAACCAGAACTCGTTTCTTGAGCATGGTGGTGTGGTTGTTGTGTCCAGCATTTTGAAGTCACAAGCTGCGTCTTCATGCCCTGATCATGGGTTGGTTCGCTGGGGTGTGCAGGTTCTGGCGAATGTTTCATTGGCTGGGAGGGAACATCAACGTGCTGTTTGGGAAGAGTTTTACCCTGTTGGGTTTTTTTCTCTTGCAAGGCTTGGAATGAAGGAGATTTATACATGTTGTGATGAAAACCTTCAATGGTTTGGA AGCTTAATTTCCAGTGATGATGGTTTGTCTGTAATTGCACAAATTGTGAGAACTGCTTCTTTTG CCAGCTTTGATGAGGATTGGATAATGTTGCTTCTTTCAAGAATCTGCCTTGAAGAATCTCAATGGCCTGTGTTGTTTTCTAAGTTACGGTTTGTGGATCTTCCTAAGGGTGAAGATACCGAGTCAAAATATGATGAGTTTTCATCTGAACAAGCATTTCTTCTGCAAATCCTAGCAGAAATATTGTATGTGCGAAACAGAGATGTtgcgcttccagaggatgttgcgttgtttgtttttgaaatattcaagaagtCTACTAGGGTTCTTGAGCATGCCATGAGAGGCAAATCTGGTCTTCTTAGTGGCTCTACTGATGTTGATGTTCTTTGCTACACTCTTACTATATTGAGGGACATTTGTGCTCAAGATAGTGTGAGGTGTAATAAGGAGGATGCTAATGATGTTGTTGATGTGCTATTGTCATATGGCCTCATAGACATGCTTTTATCTTGGCTTGGGGACCTTGAACCTCCAGCAATAATTAGGAAAGGAATCAAGCAATTTGAGAGCCAAGAAGGTCCTAGTTGTTCCTCAAAACCATGCCCTTACAAGGGCTTTAGGCGAGACATAGTCACACTTATTGGAAATTGTGTATATAGAAGGAAT AAGCATGCTCAAGATGAAATTCGGCATAGGAATGGAATTCTACTGCTCTTGCAGCAGTGTGTTATTGATGAGGATAATCCTTTCCTGAGAGAATGGGGCATATGGTCTGTGAGGAACATGTTGGAGGGCAATGAGGAGAATCAAATGGTGGTTTCTGAATACGAGCCAGGGAAGAGCAACTGTGTGTTACTGATGAAGATAATACTTTCCTGA